A genome region from Leifsonia sp. Root112D2 includes the following:
- a CDS encoding TetR/AcrR family transcriptional regulator, protein MRERNSSFAQFCRLCNYIRVNELQPVGLRDRKRQETRSRLEHAAVDIVLRDGLEHLTVDAMSELADVSPRTFFNYFESKEDAILGLHDPEITDETVTQHLSGTAGSDLIESLMGLLFSVLGSSIGDTDLHHSRMTILQQHPQLLRRHMAQMNRMLEQLTATTQTLMARDPRFADVDASRTAPMAQVVLMVCGGSIRAAVKEWAEADGKAPIEELEQRAITLVREVTERLR, encoded by the coding sequence GTGCGTGAACGCAATTCTTCATTTGCGCAATTCTGCAGGTTGTGCAATTATATTCGAGTGAATGAATTGCAGCCCGTCGGTCTTCGCGACCGCAAACGACAGGAGACCCGCTCCCGTCTGGAGCACGCCGCCGTCGACATCGTGCTGCGCGACGGACTGGAACACCTCACGGTCGATGCCATGAGCGAGCTCGCCGACGTTTCGCCCCGCACCTTCTTCAACTATTTCGAAAGCAAAGAAGATGCGATCCTCGGGCTGCACGACCCCGAGATCACCGACGAAACCGTCACGCAACATCTGTCCGGCACCGCCGGCTCTGACCTCATCGAATCGCTGATGGGGCTGCTCTTCAGCGTGCTCGGCTCCTCGATCGGCGACACCGATCTGCACCACTCGCGCATGACGATCCTGCAGCAGCACCCGCAACTGCTGAGGCGCCACATGGCCCAGATGAACCGGATGCTGGAACAGCTCACCGCCACCACGCAGACCTTGATGGCACGCGACCCCCGCTTCGCAGATGTCGATGCCTCACGTACGGCGCCGATGGCGCAGGTCGTGCTGATGGTGTGCGGCGGCAGCATCCGCGCCGCCGTCAAGGAGTGGGCCGAAGCCGACGGCAAAGCCCCCATAGAAGAACTTGAACAGCGAGCGATCACGCTCGTACGAGAAGTAACAGAAAGACTCCGATGA
- a CDS encoding ABC transporter permease encodes MSYTSEANAEAAVTVSTFGASAAPRRDRNGAPSTAGRRKLTSRRWFRITGGLLLPLAILLTWQLLATSGQYSSAQLPPPIAVVEAAFDLADRGLLGLYIAISAQRVLIGFAIGAGLGLVLGAIVGLSKFWDIFFGSTLGAIRAVPSLAWVPLLILWMKIGEDSKITLIAIGAFFPVYTMVATALRHVDRQLVEAGRAFGLRGVKLFTTIQLPAVLPSVISGLRLALAQAWLFLVAAELIASSMGLGFLLSDSSNNGRTDRLFLAIVLLAIFGKLTDAILSLFEKWAVRKWT; translated from the coding sequence ATGAGTTACACCAGTGAGGCGAACGCCGAGGCGGCCGTGACGGTTTCCACATTCGGCGCCTCGGCGGCGCCTCGCCGGGATCGTAACGGCGCCCCGTCGACAGCCGGGCGGCGTAAGCTCACCTCGCGGCGCTGGTTCCGCATCACGGGTGGGCTGCTGCTGCCGTTGGCAATACTTCTCACTTGGCAGCTGCTGGCCACCTCTGGCCAATACAGCAGCGCTCAGTTGCCGCCGCCGATAGCGGTGGTGGAGGCGGCGTTCGACCTGGCCGACCGCGGGCTGCTGGGCCTGTACATCGCCATCTCGGCCCAGCGCGTTCTCATCGGCTTCGCGATAGGCGCCGGCCTGGGCCTCGTCCTCGGCGCGATAGTGGGCCTCAGCAAATTCTGGGACATCTTCTTCGGTTCGACCCTCGGGGCAATCCGCGCCGTACCGTCGCTGGCCTGGGTGCCGCTGCTCATTCTGTGGATGAAGATCGGCGAAGACTCCAAGATCACCCTCATCGCCATCGGCGCCTTCTTTCCCGTCTACACGATGGTGGCGACCGCGCTGCGCCACGTGGATCGGCAGCTCGTCGAGGCCGGCCGCGCGTTCGGCCTGCGCGGGGTGAAGCTGTTCACCACCATCCAGCTGCCGGCCGTGCTGCCCTCGGTCATCTCGGGGCTGCGGCTCGCACTCGCCCAGGCGTGGCTGTTCCTCGTGGCCGCCGAGCTGATCGCATCCTCGATGGGGCTCGGCTTCCTGCTCAGCGACTCGTCGAACAACGGCCGAACGGATCGCCTCTTTTTGGCGATAGTGCTGCTGGCCATCTTCGGCAAGCTCACGGATGCGATCCTGAGCCTCTTCGAGAAGTGGGCGGTTCGAAAGTGGACATAG
- a CDS encoding alpha/beta fold hydrolase, whose product MPHLDVPGATLYYETDGHISKPAVLLIHAGIATLRMWDSLIPALADDHFVVRFDARGFGQSRTENVPFSDRADALAVLDHLGVASAVVVGCSRGGRIAIDLAVDAADRVNALVTIGSGPGGFPDTELTDEEDAAFDALDDAYEAKDWHRLAQLETELWAFGPARDRQGIDASFVVEAYSLNRPNAGHGADAPVVVALEPPAYDRVCDIEVPALVTVGEFDLSAVLAQQAYLAAAIPDADGYIFSDTAHLPSVEHPQEFATVLTDWLKRHDL is encoded by the coding sequence ATGCCCCACCTCGACGTGCCAGGCGCAACGCTGTATTACGAGACAGACGGCCACATCTCCAAGCCGGCGGTGCTGCTCATCCATGCGGGCATCGCCACGCTGCGCATGTGGGACAGTCTCATACCAGCACTGGCCGACGACCATTTCGTGGTGCGCTTCGATGCCCGCGGTTTCGGGCAGAGTCGCACGGAGAACGTGCCGTTCTCCGACCGGGCGGATGCTCTCGCCGTGCTCGACCACCTCGGCGTGGCCAGCGCGGTCGTGGTGGGTTGCTCGCGCGGCGGGCGCATCGCCATCGACCTCGCCGTGGATGCCGCGGATCGCGTGAACGCACTGGTCACCATCGGATCCGGCCCCGGCGGATTCCCCGACACCGAACTCACCGACGAGGAGGATGCCGCCTTCGACGCCCTCGACGACGCGTACGAGGCAAAGGACTGGCACCGTCTGGCACAGCTCGAGACGGAACTCTGGGCGTTCGGGCCGGCCCGCGACCGGCAGGGCATCGATGCCTCATTCGTCGTGGAGGCGTACTCGCTGAACCGCCCCAACGCGGGCCACGGCGCCGACGCCCCCGTCGTGGTCGCGCTGGAACCTCCCGCATACGACCGCGTCTGCGACATCGAGGTGCCTGCGCTCGTGACGGTCGGCGAGTTCGACCTGTCGGCGGTTCTGGCCCAGCAGGCGTACCTGGCGGCCGCGATTCCGGATGCCGACGGCTACATCTTCAGCGACACGGCGCACCTGCCCAGCGTGGAGCATCCGCAAGAGTTCGCCACGGTGCTCACCGACTGGCTGAAGCGCCACGACCTCTGA
- a CDS encoding MDR family MFS transporter, producing MTQTLTPASTEATPTNKRSILLVFAGLMVTMLLASLDQTIFSTALPTIVGELNGVNEMTWVITVYILASTIMLPIYGKIGDLIGRKGIFIGAISVFILGSIIGGWAGDMTWLIIGRAVQGIGGGGLMILSQAIIADVVPARERGKYMGIMGGVFALSSVAGPLLGGWFTDGIGWRWGLWMNIPLGILAIASAAFFLRLPATTKRKTRIDGWGMALIALASAGLVFVSTWGGTTYDWDSPTIILLIVGTVVAGVLFVLRERRASEPIMPLHLFKKLNFNLTTVAGLIIGIAMFGALAYLPTYLQMVTGANATQAGFLMIPMMAALLISSIGSGQIVSKTGRYKWAPILGTAIVAVALFLLSTMTAGMPIWVICAYLAIMGLGLGLSMQILVLIVQNSFPIAQVGTATASNNYFRQIGASLGSAIVGSLFASRLATLLTERMPAGAGGQSGSSNSFTPQIVAKLPSAVKDIIIGAYNDALTPVFLYMVPLILVALILLCFIKEEPLATTIERDVLPESLDIDGGNHVHLDTAGLELVDAVGAPVDASAGPGTEPGESSRGDSQRPVNSSIE from the coding sequence ATGACTCAAACACTCACTCCGGCTTCCACGGAAGCCACCCCCACGAACAAGCGCAGCATCCTGCTCGTCTTTGCCGGCTTGATGGTCACAATGCTGTTGGCATCGCTCGACCAGACCATCTTCAGCACCGCGCTGCCGACGATCGTCGGCGAGCTCAACGGTGTCAACGAGATGACCTGGGTGATCACGGTCTACATTCTGGCCTCCACGATCATGCTGCCCATCTACGGCAAGATCGGCGACCTGATCGGCCGCAAGGGCATCTTCATCGGCGCGATCAGTGTCTTCATCCTCGGCTCGATCATCGGCGGCTGGGCCGGCGACATGACCTGGCTCATCATCGGGCGCGCCGTGCAGGGCATCGGTGGCGGTGGCCTCATGATTCTCTCCCAGGCGATCATCGCCGATGTCGTTCCCGCTCGTGAGCGTGGAAAGTACATGGGCATCATGGGTGGCGTCTTCGCCCTCTCTTCGGTGGCCGGCCCGCTGCTCGGCGGCTGGTTCACCGACGGCATCGGCTGGCGCTGGGGCCTGTGGATGAACATTCCGCTGGGCATCCTGGCCATCGCATCCGCCGCTTTCTTCCTGCGCCTGCCCGCGACCACCAAGCGCAAGACGCGCATCGACGGCTGGGGAATGGCCCTCATCGCCCTCGCCTCGGCCGGGCTCGTGTTCGTCAGCACCTGGGGTGGTACGACGTACGACTGGGATTCGCCCACGATCATCCTGTTGATCGTCGGCACGGTGGTCGCCGGTGTGCTCTTCGTGCTGCGTGAGCGTCGCGCATCCGAGCCGATCATGCCGCTGCACCTGTTCAAGAAACTCAACTTCAACCTGACCACCGTCGCCGGCCTCATCATCGGCATCGCGATGTTCGGTGCGCTGGCTTACCTGCCGACCTACCTGCAGATGGTCACCGGCGCCAACGCCACCCAGGCTGGGTTCCTGATGATCCCGATGATGGCTGCCCTGCTCATCTCCTCCATCGGCTCCGGCCAGATCGTGAGCAAGACGGGCCGCTACAAGTGGGCGCCGATCCTCGGCACCGCCATCGTGGCCGTCGCGCTGTTCCTCCTTTCCACGATGACCGCCGGCATGCCCATCTGGGTCATCTGCGCCTACCTGGCCATCATGGGTCTCGGGCTCGGGCTGTCGATGCAGATCCTGGTGCTCATCGTGCAGAACAGCTTCCCGATCGCGCAGGTCGGTACGGCAACCGCCTCGAACAACTACTTCCGTCAGATCGGTGCCTCCCTGGGCAGCGCGATCGTCGGAAGCCTGTTCGCCTCCCGCCTGGCCACGCTTCTGACCGAGCGGATGCCCGCTGGCGCCGGTGGGCAGAGCGGCTCGAGCAACTCGTTCACACCGCAGATCGTGGCCAAGCTGCCCAGCGCCGTCAAGGACATCATCATCGGCGCATACAACGACGCGCTCACCCCGGTGTTCCTCTACATGGTTCCGCTGATTCTCGTGGCACTGATCCTGCTCTGCTTCATCAAGGAAGAGCCGCTCGCCACGACCATCGAGCGCGACGTTCTGCCGGAGAGCCTGGACATCGATGGTGGCAACCACGTGCACCTCGACACGGCAGGGCTTGAGCTCGTGGATGCGGTGGGCGCGCCGGTGGACGCTTCCGCGGGGCCAGGAACCGAACCCGGCGAATCGTCGCGGGGCGACAGTCAGCGGCCGGTGAACTCGTCCATCGAGTGA
- a CDS encoding ABC transporter ATP-binding protein, whose protein sequence is MSTPSRARATIDRPAVDRSASAGESAANTAFAVEFLGLGRTFFPEKNRGASAEPKRVLRDVSLTVNPGEVVAILGASGCGKSTLLRIAGGLDAPTTGSVKIDGTLVAGIDSRCAVGFQEPRLLPWRSLENNVSLGLRPGTPREVGASRVAELLDLVELGASASLRPREVSGGMAQRASLARALARNPGVLLLDEPFGALDALTRLKMQDLLLDIHAAAPTTVLLVTHDVDEALQLADRIILLGRPQNADEATTGATILETLTVPGHRPRDRGSAELAEMRGRLLAGLGIDRHGAARGIETSTTMPTFPY, encoded by the coding sequence ATGTCGACGCCATCGCGTGCGCGTGCCACGATCGACCGCCCTGCGGTCGATCGTTCGGCATCCGCGGGCGAATCGGCCGCCAACACGGCCTTCGCGGTGGAGTTCTTAGGGCTCGGACGCACCTTCTTTCCTGAGAAGAACCGCGGCGCCTCCGCCGAGCCGAAGCGGGTTCTGCGGGACGTCTCTCTCACCGTCAACCCCGGCGAAGTGGTGGCGATTCTCGGCGCGAGCGGATGCGGCAAGTCCACGCTGTTGCGCATCGCCGGCGGCCTCGACGCGCCGACCACCGGATCGGTGAAGATCGACGGCACGCTCGTGGCCGGCATCGACTCACGCTGCGCTGTCGGTTTCCAGGAACCCCGCCTGCTGCCGTGGCGCAGCCTCGAGAACAATGTGTCGCTCGGGCTGCGGCCGGGAACCCCGCGCGAAGTCGGCGCGAGCCGCGTCGCCGAGCTGCTCGATCTCGTTGAACTGGGCGCATCCGCCTCACTGCGGCCCCGCGAGGTCTCGGGCGGCATGGCGCAGCGCGCCTCGCTGGCCCGCGCCCTCGCCCGCAACCCCGGCGTGCTGCTGCTCGACGAGCCGTTCGGCGCGCTGGATGCTCTCACCCGGCTGAAGATGCAGGACCTGCTTCTCGACATCCACGCCGCAGCGCCCACCACAGTGCTACTCGTCACGCACGATGTGGACGAGGCCCTGCAGCTGGCCGACCGCATCATTCTGCTCGGCCGACCGCAGAACGCCGACGAGGCAACGACCGGTGCAACGATTCTCGAGACCCTCACCGTGCCGGGCCACCGGCCGCGCGATCGCGGCTCGGCCGAACTCGCCGAGATGCGCGGCCGCCTGCTGGCCGGCCTCGGCATCGACCGGCACGGCGCCGCGCGCGGCATCGAGACCAGCACCACCATGCCGACCTTTCCCTATTGA
- a CDS encoding aliphatic sulfonate ABC transporter substrate-binding protein translates to MKNRRTLTAALIAAAAATTLLLGGCVAGENANASGSSSDGVTKGGTLNIDFATYNPLSLVIKKKGWLEAALKKQDITVNWLQSAGSNKANEALRSGAVDIGSTAGSAALLARANGSEIQVIDIYSQPEWSAIVVAPGSKITSVAQLKGKQIAATKGTDPYFFLLQSLEANGLTTKDVTIQNLQHADGWSALQNGSVQAWSGLDPIMANAETSGAKLIYRNVGFNTYGFLNANEAFLKAKPDVAQTVVNTYEYARAWALKNPEETASILSDVAGISPEVATKVIAERTNLDVSPIPGDAQLKVLKTVGPIFVASGDVKSQSDIDKALKSLLNPTFVKKADPSVIGK, encoded by the coding sequence ATGAAGAACAGACGCACACTGACCGCCGCGCTCATTGCCGCGGCCGCCGCCACCACACTGTTGTTGGGCGGATGCGTCGCCGGCGAGAATGCCAACGCCTCCGGTTCGAGCAGCGACGGCGTGACAAAGGGCGGCACGCTCAACATCGACTTCGCCACGTACAACCCACTGAGCCTGGTGATCAAGAAGAAGGGCTGGCTTGAGGCCGCCCTGAAGAAGCAGGACATCACGGTCAACTGGCTGCAGTCCGCTGGCTCCAACAAGGCCAATGAGGCGCTGCGCTCGGGCGCCGTCGACATCGGGTCGACCGCCGGCTCGGCCGCGCTGCTCGCGCGCGCCAACGGCTCCGAGATTCAGGTGATCGACATCTACTCGCAGCCCGAGTGGTCGGCCATCGTGGTGGCCCCCGGCTCGAAGATCACCTCGGTCGCGCAGCTCAAGGGCAAGCAGATCGCAGCCACGAAGGGCACCGACCCGTACTTCTTCCTGCTGCAGTCGCTCGAGGCCAACGGCCTCACCACGAAGGACGTCACCATTCAGAACCTGCAGCACGCCGATGGCTGGAGCGCGCTGCAGAACGGCTCCGTTCAGGCATGGAGCGGCCTCGACCCGATCATGGCCAACGCCGAGACGAGCGGCGCCAAGCTCATCTACCGCAACGTCGGCTTCAACACCTACGGCTTTCTGAACGCCAATGAGGCCTTCCTCAAGGCCAAGCCGGATGTCGCGCAGACGGTGGTCAACACCTACGAGTACGCACGCGCCTGGGCACTGAAGAACCCCGAGGAGACGGCCTCGATTCTCAGCGACGTCGCGGGCATCTCGCCGGAGGTCGCCACGAAGGTCATTGCTGAGCGCACCAACCTCGACGTGTCGCCCATTCCCGGCGACGCACAACTGAAGGTGCTCAAGACGGTCGGCCCGATCTTCGTCGCCTCCGGCGACGTGAAGTCGCAGAGCGACATCGATAAGGCCCTGAAGTCGCTGCTCAACCCCACCTTCGTGAAGAAGGCCGACCCGAGCGTCATCGGCAAGTAG
- a CDS encoding DUF6421 family protein has translation MSSLNVTSVTSDAIVGEPEVVEDALTPDAARRLEHIASDPAWLALKAAATALQTLQTKDGSIPEAATEAATGDAAGEHVDAIVAAIRDLAPLFPHDADYLDAVVADFTRWADGGFGVPDFLDALVAFQPQQHRENGLRHLVVFPMYTQNGSTDRLVEAVLIEVLWPEFVSELEAGDYGNKLYVPIRFVDFTAGYDTHAAVLFPESVAMREIPTFTWGAIFADREAARFRRVVRAASEITRLDLPADAARLLDDQALTEQTFVMWDLIHDRTHMRGDLPFDPFMIKQRMPYFLYSLEELRCDLTAFRESVKIERDEDASPAAREHAKLVQYAVIFDRIFRFAITGSRVRNYDGLGGQLLFAWMHQHGVLHWTDTKLTIDWAQVTSVVIALSDEINELYWRSIDRPKKAHWLAAYELVSATLTPNPASAWARGLSDEVLAGLPKGYTDAVLDDEFPLSMFYEALAKKMGDVIESTAGITADA, from the coding sequence ATGTCCAGTCTCAATGTCACCAGCGTGACGAGCGATGCCATCGTTGGAGAGCCCGAGGTCGTCGAAGACGCTCTGACCCCGGATGCCGCCCGGCGGCTCGAGCACATCGCATCCGACCCGGCCTGGCTGGCCCTCAAAGCCGCCGCGACCGCGCTGCAGACGCTGCAGACCAAGGACGGCTCGATTCCCGAGGCCGCGACGGAGGCCGCTACCGGCGACGCCGCCGGCGAGCACGTCGATGCGATAGTCGCCGCGATCCGCGATCTCGCCCCGCTGTTCCCGCACGACGCCGATTACCTTGACGCGGTCGTCGCCGACTTCACGCGCTGGGCCGACGGCGGATTCGGCGTGCCCGACTTTCTCGACGCCCTCGTCGCCTTCCAGCCGCAGCAGCACCGTGAGAATGGTCTGCGGCACCTGGTCGTGTTCCCGATGTACACCCAGAACGGCTCGACCGACCGGCTCGTGGAGGCGGTGCTGATCGAGGTGCTCTGGCCCGAGTTCGTGAGCGAGCTGGAGGCCGGCGACTACGGCAACAAACTGTATGTGCCCATCCGTTTCGTCGATTTCACCGCCGGATACGACACCCACGCGGCCGTGCTGTTCCCCGAATCGGTGGCCATGCGCGAGATCCCCACGTTTACGTGGGGTGCGATCTTCGCCGACCGCGAGGCCGCACGGTTTCGGCGGGTGGTGCGCGCAGCATCCGAAATCACGAGGCTCGATCTGCCGGCGGACGCGGCGCGATTGCTCGACGACCAGGCGCTCACGGAGCAGACGTTCGTGATGTGGGATCTCATCCACGATCGCACGCACATGCGTGGCGACCTGCCGTTCGACCCGTTCATGATCAAGCAGCGCATGCCGTATTTTCTATACTCGCTCGAGGAGCTGCGCTGCGACCTGACGGCGTTTCGTGAGTCTGTGAAGATCGAACGCGACGAGGATGCCTCGCCCGCGGCCCGCGAGCACGCGAAACTCGTGCAGTATGCGGTGATCTTCGACCGCATCTTCCGCTTCGCCATCACGGGCAGCCGGGTGCGCAACTACGACGGACTCGGCGGCCAGCTGTTGTTCGCGTGGATGCACCAGCACGGCGTGCTGCACTGGACCGACACGAAGCTCACGATCGACTGGGCGCAGGTGACCTCGGTGGTCATCGCGCTCAGCGACGAGATCAACGAGCTGTACTGGCGTTCCATCGACCGGCCGAAGAAGGCGCACTGGCTGGCTGCGTACGAGCTGGTCTCGGCGACACTGACACCGAATCCGGCGAGCGCGTGGGCACGGGGGTTGAGCGACGAGGTTCTCGCCGGCCTGCCCAAGGGCTACACTGACGCCGTGCTCGACGACGAATTCCCCCTCTCGATGTTCTACGAGGCGCTCGCCAAGAAGATGGGCGACGTGATCGAGTCGACCGCGGGTATCACCGCCGATGCCTGA
- a CDS encoding SDR family NAD(P)-dependent oxidoreductase → MTRTVAGATVLITGAASGMGLLFAERAVAERAKAVILWDINGRALAAAAKSLRAAAHPGTSVHPYTVDIGELGAIAQTAQKVRQEVGGPDVLINNAGIVRGKFFWEHDNGADTRPTMQVNALAPMYIAREFLPGMIDGGTGTDGVAPASNRMPRAARIVTIASAAGTVANPRMSVYAASKWALIGWSESLRLELVQQGFGHVKVTTVMPSYISTGLFAGARGPLLTPVLTPEYVVGRVWKAMLAGTPTLALPWTVNLARAVRGALPTRAWDAVADRVFGIYHSMDEFTGR, encoded by the coding sequence ATGACGAGAACGGTTGCGGGCGCCACGGTGCTCATCACGGGAGCGGCCAGCGGCATGGGCCTGCTCTTCGCCGAACGCGCTGTCGCCGAGCGCGCGAAGGCCGTGATTCTCTGGGACATCAACGGGCGTGCTCTCGCCGCCGCCGCGAAATCGCTGCGGGCTGCTGCGCACCCGGGCACGAGCGTCCACCCGTACACGGTCGATATCGGCGAACTCGGCGCCATCGCGCAGACCGCGCAGAAGGTGCGCCAGGAGGTCGGCGGCCCCGACGTGCTCATCAACAACGCCGGCATCGTGCGCGGCAAATTCTTCTGGGAGCACGACAACGGCGCCGACACCCGCCCCACCATGCAGGTCAACGCCCTGGCTCCCATGTACATCGCCCGCGAATTCCTGCCCGGCATGATCGACGGCGGCACCGGCACCGACGGCGTCGCACCGGCCAGCAACCGGATGCCGCGCGCGGCCCGCATCGTCACCATCGCCTCAGCCGCCGGTACCGTCGCGAATCCGCGCATGAGCGTGTACGCGGCGTCGAAGTGGGCGCTCATCGGCTGGAGCGAGTCACTGCGCCTCGAGCTCGTGCAACAGGGCTTCGGGCACGTGAAGGTCACCACGGTGATGCCGAGCTACATTTCGACGGGCCTGTTCGCCGGCGCGCGCGGGCCGCTGCTCACGCCGGTGCTCACCCCCGAGTACGTGGTCGGCCGGGTCTGGAAAGCCATGCTCGCCGGCACACCGACCCTCGCCCTGCCGTGGACGGTGAACCTCGCGAGAGCCGTGCGCGGCGCCTTGCCCACCCGAGCGTGGGATGCCGTGGCCGACCGCGTCTTCGGCATCTATCACTCGATGGACGAGTTCACCGGCCGCTGA
- the acs gene encoding acetate--CoA ligase: MVPTAPSQPTIQNLLSETRRYPAPADFAAQANVDATWWDRAAADPVAFWEEQAGRLDWAEPWQTAHTWRPASTSDTGELSIPKAEWFAGGKLNVAVNCVDRHVASGNGDRVAFHFEGEPGDRRSISYAELQREVSKAANALTALGIEQGDRVVVYLPVIVETIVITLAIARIGAVHSLVFGGFSAEALRFRVEDTGAKLLVTSDGQYRRGTAVAVKEAADAAVAGVDSIEHVLVVRRTGEATPDIPWTDGRDVWWHESVGVASEIHEPEFFDAETPLFIMYTSGTTGKPKGLVHTSGGYLTHASWSHWAVFDAKPETDVYWCTADLAWVTAHTYVLYGPLSNGVTSVIYEGTPNTPHTARHFEIIERYGVTTYYTAPTLIRTFMTWFADGVPASYDLSSIRLLGTVGEAINPEAWVWFYENIGGGRAPIVDTWWQSETGAAVMAPLPGVSTLKPGSALRALPGLRTLVVDDDGVQVPRGSGGYLVIDGTYPGMARTVWGNPERYRDSYWARFATQGYYFSGDGAKYDDDGDIWLLGRVDDVINVSGHRLSTIEIESALVARAAVGEAGVVRVADATTGEAIAAFVIPSGVGGTDADASAALVAELRAHVTRVIGPIAKPRDIYLVPDVPKTRSGKIMRRLLEDIAAGRPLGDTSSLQDATVPARIAEIVAANAD, from the coding sequence ATGGTGCCCACAGCCCCCAGCCAGCCCACCATTCAGAACCTGCTGAGCGAGACGCGCCGCTACCCCGCTCCCGCCGACTTCGCCGCCCAGGCCAATGTGGATGCGACGTGGTGGGATCGCGCGGCGGCAGACCCCGTCGCGTTCTGGGAGGAACAGGCCGGCCGGCTGGACTGGGCCGAACCATGGCAAACCGCGCACACGTGGCGTCCGGCTTCGACTTCCGACACCGGCGAGCTCTCCATCCCGAAGGCCGAATGGTTTGCCGGGGGGAAGCTGAACGTGGCGGTGAACTGCGTGGACCGGCACGTGGCATCCGGAAACGGCGACAGGGTCGCGTTTCACTTCGAGGGCGAGCCGGGCGACAGGCGCAGCATCAGCTACGCCGAGCTGCAGCGCGAAGTGTCCAAGGCCGCGAACGCGCTCACCGCGCTCGGCATCGAACAGGGCGACCGCGTGGTCGTCTACCTGCCCGTAATAGTCGAGACCATCGTTATCACGCTGGCCATCGCGCGCATCGGCGCCGTTCATTCGCTGGTCTTCGGCGGCTTCTCGGCCGAGGCGCTGCGCTTTCGCGTCGAAGACACGGGCGCCAAACTGCTCGTCACGAGCGATGGTCAGTACCGGCGCGGCACGGCCGTCGCCGTCAAGGAGGCGGCGGATGCTGCTGTGGCCGGCGTTGACAGCATCGAGCACGTGCTCGTGGTGCGGCGAACGGGCGAGGCGACGCCCGACATTCCGTGGACGGACGGGCGCGACGTGTGGTGGCACGAAAGCGTGGGCGTCGCATCCGAGATTCACGAACCCGAATTCTTCGACGCCGAGACGCCGCTGTTCATCATGTACACCTCGGGCACGACGGGCAAGCCGAAGGGTCTCGTACACACGAGCGGCGGGTATCTCACGCACGCCTCATGGAGCCACTGGGCGGTCTTCGACGCCAAGCCCGAGACCGACGTGTACTGGTGCACGGCCGATCTCGCCTGGGTGACAGCGCACACGTATGTGCTTTACGGTCCGCTGTCGAACGGGGTGACGAGTGTCATCTACGAGGGCACGCCGAACACGCCGCACACCGCCCGGCACTTCGAGATCATCGAGCGCTACGGGGTGACGACGTATTACACGGCGCCGACGCTGATCCGCACCTTCATGACGTGGTTTGCGGATGGCGTTCCCGCCTCGTACGACCTGTCCAGCATCCGCCTGCTCGGTACGGTTGGAGAGGCGATCAACCCCGAAGCCTGGGTGTGGTTTTACGAGAACATCGGCGGCGGCCGGGCGCCCATTGTCGACACGTGGTGGCAGTCGGAGACCGGGGCCGCGGTGATGGCGCCGCTGCCTGGGGTCTCGACGCTCAAGCCGGGGTCGGCGCTGCGGGCGCTGCCGGGGCTGCGCACGCTCGTGGTCGACGATGACGGCGTTCAGGTGCCGCGCGGATCGGGCGGCTACCTCGTGATAGACGGCACGTATCCGGGCATGGCACGCACCGTCTGGGGCAACCCCGAACGGTATCGCGACTCCTACTGGGCGCGCTTTGCCACGCAGGGGTACTACTTCTCGGGCGACGGCGCGAAATACGACGACGACGGGGACATCTGGCTGCTGGGCCGCGTCGACGATGTGATCAACGTGTCGGGGCACCGCCTGTCGACGATCGAAATCGAGTCGGCGCTCGTCGCGCGTGCGGCCGTGGGCGAGGCGGGCGTGGTGCGGGTGGCGGATGCGACGACCGGCGAAGCCATCGCGGCGTTCGTGATCCCGTCGGGCGTCGGCGGCACGGATGCCGACGCATCCGCTGCTCTCGTAGCTGAACTGCGTGCCCACGTGACCCGCGTGATAGGGCCCATCGCGAAGCCGCGCGACATCTATCTCGTGCCGGATGTGCCGAAGACTCGCTCGGGCAAGATCATGCGTCGGCTGCTCGAGGACATCGCCGCGGGCCGCCCGCTCGGCGACACGAGTTCGCTGCAGGATGCGACGGTACCGGCCCGCATCGCCGAGATCGTCGCCGCGAACGCTGATTGA